A single genomic interval of Coccidioides posadasii str. Silveira chromosome 1, complete sequence harbors:
- the CRN1 gene encoding Coronin-like protein crn1 (EggNog:ENOG410PHD5~COG:Z~BUSCO:4861at33183), with translation MAGRFVRSSKYRHVFGRSTRKEQCYDNLRISTNAWDTNLVKVNPQYLSVNWETGGGGAFAVVPINETGKLPERFPLFRGHTAVVLDTDWNPFNDSLIASSSEDGKVFLWRVPEGFTLHTDADQVNDIAPIGKLSGHPRKVGHVLFNPAAENVLASAAGDFTIKIWDIEAGSSKLTLKLGDVVQSLSWSANGSLLVTTSRDKKLRIWDVRQEKPIHETQGHSGAKNSRAVWMGEHDRIATTGFSKMSDRQMALWDVRAPREPINGFRVLDSISGVCVPYWDDGTQCLYLAGKGDGNIRYFEYENDKFEYLSEYKSSDPQRGIGFMPKRGVNMHENEVVRVFKTVNDTYIEPVSFIVPRRAEVFQDDIYPPTTGLKPAVSSGEWFEGKEGVPPKIDMASLYEGEGLKELPSDVVPAPKKAAATPSAPAEPAKEPARKPQEEPEVKTARPAATVAPGNTMKEQGASMAAMVSKFADEEEKADEGDDSSSFEEVSKPPAISVASAEPESVVSPPGLWKARKPEAPKPAPSIVKPTENVPNLPVVTPGVSTPTLDDFSTAPQSLLKEMEQIKAMITEQTKTIAAQAKQMAVLTNEIDSLKAKLG, from the exons ATGGCCGGTCGATTTGTCCGCTCTTCAAAATACC GACACGTTTTTGGACGTTCTACGCGCAAA GAACAATGCTATGATAACCTCCGTATCTCCACAAATGCCTGGGATACCAATCTCGTCAAG GTAAATCCACAATACCTTTCAGTGAACTGGGAAAcaggtggtggtggcgccTTTGCCGTCGTCCCCATCAACGAAACCGGGAAACTCCCCGAGCGATTTCCCCTCTTTCGCGGACATACTGCCGTAGTGCTGGATACAGATTG GAATCCTTTCAATGACTCCTTGATCGCATCGAGCTCCGAAGACGGGAAG GTTTTCCTTTGGAGGGTGCCGGAGGGCTTCACACTCCACACCGATGCCGACCAAGTTAACGACATCGCGCCCATTGGAAAGCTTAGTGGCCATCCCCG AAAAGTTGGGCATGTCCTATTTAACCCCGCAGCCGAAAATGTCCTCGCGTCCGCCGCCGGCGACTTTACCATCAAAATCTGGGATATCGAAGCTGGATCTTCGAAACTCACTCTTAAACTTGGAGACGTTGTCCAATCGCTGTCATGGAGTGCAAATGGCTCACTGCTAGTCACTACTTCTCGAGATAAAAAGTTGAGAATATGGGACGTTCGTCAAGAGAAACCTATTCACGAAACCCAGGGACACTCAGGCGCAAAGAATAGCCGAGCCGTGTGGATGGGAGAACACGATCGCATTGCAACCACTGGTTTCTCCAAGATGAGCGATAGACAGATGGCTTTGTGGGATGTTCGCGCTCCCAGAGAGCCAATCAATGGGTTCAGAGTGCTCGACTCTATCTCTGGAGTTTGTGTACCTTACTGGGACGATGGCACTCAATGTTTATACCTGGCTGGGAAGGG TGATGGCAACATTCGTTATTTTGAGTATGAGAACGATAAGTTTGAATACCTATCAGAATACAAATCGAGCGATCCTCAACGTGGTATTGGATTTATGCCCAAGCGTGGCGTCAATATGCACGAAAATGAGGTTGTTCGCGTTTTTAAAACGGTGAACGACACCTATATTGAGCCCGTATCGTTCATCGTACCCCGTCGAGCAGAAGTCTTCCAGGACGATATTTATCCGCCAACCACCGGGCTTAAACCGGCAGTGTCTTCGGGCGAATGGTTCGAAGGAAAAGAAGGCGTTCCTCCTAAAATTGATATGGCGAGTTTATATGAAGGAGAGGGCCTCAAAGAACTACCATCAGATGTTGTTCCAGCACCAAAGAAAGCCGCCGCGACTCCCTCAGCGCCAGCGGAACCTGCCAAGGAACCCGCGAGGAAGCCCCAAGAAGAACCAGAAGTTAAAACAGCCCGCCCAGCGGCCACCGTCGCCCCTGGTAACACCATGAAAGAACAAGGGGCTTCGATGGCTGCGATGGTCTCCAAATTTGCTGACGAAGAGGAGAAAGCGGATGAAGGCGACGATAGTTCCAGCTTTGAAGAGGTCTCCAAGCCACCCGCCATTTCTGTCGCCTCTGCTGAACCTGAGTCGGTTGTGTCACCGCCTGGATTATGGAAAGCAAGGAAGCCCGAAGCACCGAAGCCGGCCCCTTCTATCGTAAAG CCAACCGAAAATGTTCCAAACCTCCCCGTCGTCACTCCTGGCGTCTCAACTCCAACCCTAGATGACTTCTCAACGGCCCCACAATCACTCCTGAAAGAGATGGAACAGATAAAGGCCATGATCACTGAGCAGACCAAGACCATCGCCGCCCAAGCTAAACAGATGGCCGTTCTAACCAACGAGATTGATAGCCTCAAGGCAAAATTAGGCTAG
- the URA7_1 gene encoding CTP synthase ura7, variant 2 (EggNog:ENOG410PI55~COG:F~MEROPS:MER0437468~BUSCO:5690at33183), translating to MNVDAGTMAPTEHGEVFVLDDGGEVDLDLGNYERYLNITLTRENNITTGKIYKHVIEKERRGDYLGRTVQVVPHLTDAIQDWIQRVARIPVDDTNETPDVCIIELGGTVGDIESAPFIEAMRQLRRRAGKDNFVNIHVSLVPVIHGEQKTKPTQQAIRDVRSAGLSPDLIACRCSMALERSTIDKIAMFCQVEPEQVFGVHDVSSTYHVPLLLEKQGLISVLRDTLKIDDLSVQQKLVSQGQTTWQRWKTLTTSQGRLFETVTIALVGKYTSLHDSYLSVIKSLEHSAMACGRKLNLVWVDASHLEKSTASESPELYHKAWHEVCTADGILVPGGFGTRGTEGMIAAANWARTKPKPYLGVCLGMQIAVIEYARNVCKLPNAGSVELGGEGVDDPVVIYMPEIDKVNLGGTMRLGLRPTIFQEGTEWSKLRALYGVSNESIDERHRHRYEVNPEYVERLSETGLNFIGKDDKGERMEILELKDHPWFVGVQFHPEYLSRVLSPSKPYLGFVAASAGVLDEVTKNLQSNEFLVNGALSNGIKSLDI from the exons ATGAATGTCGATGCTGGGACAATGGCGCCTACCGA ACACGGCGAGGTATTCGTCTTGGATGACGGTGGTGAAGTTGACCTTGACCTCGGAAATTACGAACGATACCTCAATATTACCTTGACTCGGGAGAATAATATCACCACCGGCAAGATCTATAAGCATGTCATTGAGAAAGAGCGCAGGGGTGACTATCTTGGCCGCACCGTCCAGGTGGTTCCGCACTTGACAGACGCGATTCAGGATTGGATTCAGCGCGTTGCAAGGATCCCTGTTGATGATACGAACGAGACACCCGACGTCTGCATCATTGAACTTGGTGGTACCGTCGGAGATATCGAGAGCGCTCCTTTTATTGAGGCTATGCGCCAGCTTCGCCGACGAGCTGGCAAGGACAACTTTGTCAATATCCATGTTTCGCTGGTTCCGGTTATACATGGAGAACAAAAGACCAAGCCAACACAGCAAGCTATACGCGATGTCCGATCCGCCGGATTAAGTCCAGACTTG ATCGCGTGTCGTTGCTCCATGGCTCTCGAAAGATCAACAATCGATAAGATTGCAATGTTCTGTCAAGTTGAACCTGAACAAGTGTTCGGTGTACATGACGTGTCTAGCACGTATCATGTCCCTCTCCTCCTTGAAAAACAAGGCTTGATCTCTGTTCTACGTGATACGCTAAAGATTGATGATCTTTCAGTCCAACAAAAGCTCGTTTCTCAAGGGCAAACAACTTGGCAAAGATGGAAGACGCTTACAACGTCGCAAGGACGCCTATTTGAAACAGTTACCATTGCACTGGTTGGCAAGTACACCAGCCTGCATGATTCATATCTATCGGTCATCAAGTCCCTCGAACACTCTGCAATGGCCTGTGGAAGGAAACTTAACTTAGTTTGGGTTGATGCTTCTCATCTGGAGAAATCCACAGCATCCGAATCTCCCGAATTATACCACAAGGCCTGGCATGAGGTTTGTACGGCTGATGGCATCCTTGTACCCGGAGGATTTGGAACTCGAGGTACGGAGGGCATGATTGCTGCTGCTAATTGGGCGAGAACCAAACCAAAACCTTACCTCGGCGTTTGCCTTGGTATGCAGATTGCCGTGATTGAGTACGCGCGCAACGTCTGCAAACTTCCCAACGCTGGCTCTGTTGAATTGGGAGGCGAGGGCGTCGACGATCCCGTTGTCATCTACATGCCCGAAATTGACAAAGTCAATTTAGGAGGAACCATGCGCCTCGGCCTACGCCCGACCATTTTCCAGGAGGGTACGGAATGGTCTAAACTCAGAGCTCTCTATGGGGTGTCCAATGAATCGATTGACGAACGCCACCGTCATCGCTATGAAGTGAACCCAGAGTATGTCGAGCGTCTCTCCGAAACCGGGCTCAACTTCATTGGGAAAGATGATAAGGGCGAGAGAATGGAAATCCTGGAACTTAAGGATCACCCTTGGTTTGTGGGTGTCCAATTCCATCCGGAATATCTTTCTCGTGTCCTTTCTCCCAGCAAGCCATATCTTGGATTCGTTGCCGCGAGCGCAGGTGTATTGGATGAAGTCACCAAAAACCTGCAAAGCAACGAATTCCTCGTTAATGGAGCCCTAAGTAATGGAATTAAAAGTTTGGATATCTGA
- the URA7_1 gene encoding CTP synthase ura7 (EggNog:ENOG410PI55~COG:F~MEROPS:MER0437468~BUSCO:5690at33183), producing MKYVLVSGGVISGIGKGVIASSTGLLLKTIGLKVTSIKVDPYMNVDAGTMAPTEHGEVFVLDDGGEVDLDLGNYERYLNITLTRENNITTGKIYKHVIEKERRGDYLGRTVQVVPHLTDAIQDWIQRVARIPVDDTNETPDVCIIELGGTVGDIESAPFIEAMRQLRRRAGKDNFVNIHVSLVPVIHGEQKTKPTQQAIRDVRSAGLSPDLIACRCSMALERSTIDKIAMFCQVEPEQVFGVHDVSSTYHVPLLLEKQGLISVLRDTLKIDDLSVQQKLVSQGQTTWQRWKTLTTSQGRLFETVTIALVGKYTSLHDSYLSVIKSLEHSAMACGRKLNLVWVDASHLEKSTASESPELYHKAWHEVCTADGILVPGGFGTRGTEGMIAAANWARTKPKPYLGVCLGMQIAVIEYARNVCKLPNAGSVELGGEGVDDPVVIYMPEIDKVNLGGTMRLGLRPTIFQEGTEWSKLRALYGVSNESIDERHRHRYEVNPEYVERLSETGLNFIGKDDKGERMEILELKDHPWFVGVQFHPEYLSRVLSPSKPYLGFVAASAGVLDEVTKNLQSNEFLVNGALSNGIKSLDI from the exons ATGAAGTACGTTCTAGTCTCTGGAG GTGTCATCAGCGGCATCGGAAAGGGCGTGATAG CCTCTTCGACCGGCTTGCTGTTGAAGACCATTGGACTTAAG GTTACGTCCATAAAGGTAGATCCTTATATGAATGTCGATGCTGGGACAATGGCGCCTACCGA ACACGGCGAGGTATTCGTCTTGGATGACGGTGGTGAAGTTGACCTTGACCTCGGAAATTACGAACGATACCTCAATATTACCTTGACTCGGGAGAATAATATCACCACCGGCAAGATCTATAAGCATGTCATTGAGAAAGAGCGCAGGGGTGACTATCTTGGCCGCACCGTCCAGGTGGTTCCGCACTTGACAGACGCGATTCAGGATTGGATTCAGCGCGTTGCAAGGATCCCTGTTGATGATACGAACGAGACACCCGACGTCTGCATCATTGAACTTGGTGGTACCGTCGGAGATATCGAGAGCGCTCCTTTTATTGAGGCTATGCGCCAGCTTCGCCGACGAGCTGGCAAGGACAACTTTGTCAATATCCATGTTTCGCTGGTTCCGGTTATACATGGAGAACAAAAGACCAAGCCAACACAGCAAGCTATACGCGATGTCCGATCCGCCGGATTAAGTCCAGACTTG ATCGCGTGTCGTTGCTCCATGGCTCTCGAAAGATCAACAATCGATAAGATTGCAATGTTCTGTCAAGTTGAACCTGAACAAGTGTTCGGTGTACATGACGTGTCTAGCACGTATCATGTCCCTCTCCTCCTTGAAAAACAAGGCTTGATCTCTGTTCTACGTGATACGCTAAAGATTGATGATCTTTCAGTCCAACAAAAGCTCGTTTCTCAAGGGCAAACAACTTGGCAAAGATGGAAGACGCTTACAACGTCGCAAGGACGCCTATTTGAAACAGTTACCATTGCACTGGTTGGCAAGTACACCAGCCTGCATGATTCATATCTATCGGTCATCAAGTCCCTCGAACACTCTGCAATGGCCTGTGGAAGGAAACTTAACTTAGTTTGGGTTGATGCTTCTCATCTGGAGAAATCCACAGCATCCGAATCTCCCGAATTATACCACAAGGCCTGGCATGAGGTTTGTACGGCTGATGGCATCCTTGTACCCGGAGGATTTGGAACTCGAGGTACGGAGGGCATGATTGCTGCTGCTAATTGGGCGAGAACCAAACCAAAACCTTACCTCGGCGTTTGCCTTGGTATGCAGATTGCCGTGATTGAGTACGCGCGCAACGTCTGCAAACTTCCCAACGCTGGCTCTGTTGAATTGGGAGGCGAGGGCGTCGACGATCCCGTTGTCATCTACATGCCCGAAATTGACAAAGTCAATTTAGGAGGAACCATGCGCCTCGGCCTACGCCCGACCATTTTCCAGGAGGGTACGGAATGGTCTAAACTCAGAGCTCTCTATGGGGTGTCCAATGAATCGATTGACGAACGCCACCGTCATCGCTATGAAGTGAACCCAGAGTATGTCGAGCGTCTCTCCGAAACCGGGCTCAACTTCATTGGGAAAGATGATAAGGGCGAGAGAATGGAAATCCTGGAACTTAAGGATCACCCTTGGTTTGTGGGTGTCCAATTCCATCCGGAATATCTTTCTCGTGTCCTTTCTCCCAGCAAGCCATATCTTGGATTCGTTGCCGCGAGCGCAGGTGTATTGGATGAAGTCACCAAAAACCTGCAAAGCAACGAATTCCTCGTTAATGGAGCCCTAAGTAATGGAATTAAAAGTTTGGATATCTGA
- a CDS encoding uncharacterized protein (EggNog:ENOG410PHQ0) has translation MAALEPSSGLLDIASSLTQDEIPFKLRCAICNKLALNAFRLPCCDQAICESCQGSLPENCPVCAHTPLDADLCKPNKALRTTLKAFLRTEEKKRERERPVTKPAAEPAAPTTETGTPAETPAPAVEPLEPNGVGDEGAPDQSANPLPADTTSQNEKPEPAPATSPTINATIADNEPSPTEQEPTETHVEPTNGIVNEESTSLEVPSQAPADQSSAAEDDGGAMQDPSQASQPVDNSMVMGTSNPNGFQPMGWQGPADFNQMMPPFMANGMQPTGMMPFPNQMGLPGMPGMGMDPMAASQGMFTDYGMNMNGMSGDMSMGMNFNNGQGMYGGWDVQNNMWNGGPDKFNANAFANRMGAGFGPYSGYPGYNMSQPQGNYPHMHHPSNDFHGPYGPYGRGPGRGRGFGGRGRGGYMSGMHDNYHSTNLGPFQHQIPPHLQSNGGPTPAGTTDAPENPQHKLNDETAPGGEENMRENQPTDEATKTTDNAAAAEEPPAETKSAPGDAAQETLSAIPSTAGAGSESGNPSGTGEVKSGPHSVGNSIPVVGENYQPNYGHNYFPSGPAGFQPSQPPVSAGYGFNNEPRGMGVAGAPAAPRAMREGLPNTSIRNARGFSILGRANVQPTQQQHVDGQSTSPAKTGDENRSHSRQRSRSRSRSRSRSPSRRSRAHRNRSRSRYRSYSRSRSPGSSHDDERSDRHRHGRKSRKDPDHDGEASVRSRSASADTTHRPSHRSRRDRDRVRRSDEKGSSSRRYRSPTRKDAQEGSKERSSSKALLAGEDGESRRLARAKEKEDRHRRREKERERERERDRDHHRRHKDREQEKDRDREKYRDRDRERERERDTDRDRDRDRERDRDRERDRDRDKGKDKDRGRDKDRDRKRRRERSESRADSEHSRRHARRARRDEADEPVNGSRDKKLAERVQANGTSTKSATEDKDPHTLEREARNRERMLKEQQRRQAMNADRDSRSSRRLESKLERSLLGGRRLSYKYEDEADDQARAARVEQEREAARWG, from the exons ATGGCTGCTTTGGAACCTTCATCGGGTCTGCTGGACATTGCTAG TTCACTTACCCAAGATGAGATCCCTTTCAAACTCCGATGCGCCATCTGCAACAAGCTGGCCTTGAACGCATTTCGGCTTCCCTGTTGCGATCAAGCTATCTGCGAAAGCT GCCAGGGCTCTCTTCCAGAAAATTGTCCCGTGTGCGCTCACACACCGCTGGATGCAGATCTATGCAAACCAAACAAAGCACTAAGAACAACCTTAAAGGCCTTTCTTCGAAcagaggagaagaaaagagaaagggAGCGGCCAGTAACGAAGCCTGCCGCGGAGCCCGCTGCGCCCACGACGGAAACAGGAACTCCCGCTGAGACACCAGCTCCCGCGGTAGAGCCTCTCGAACCAAACGGCGTTGGTGACGAAGGGGCTCCCGATCAGTCAGCGAACCCGTTGCCTGCCGATACGACCTCACAGAACGAGAAACCTGAACCTGCTCCAGCCACGTCTCCTACTATCAATGCTACCATTGCCGATAATGAACCTTCACCTACGGAACAG GAGCCCACCGAGACTCATGTTGAACCTACGAATGGCATTGTGAATGAAGAGTCCACCTCGCTCGAAGTGCCTTCGCAAGCACCTGCCGATCAAAGCTCCGCCGCGGAAGACGACGGCGGTGCCATGCAAGATCCATCTCAGGCCAGCCAGCCTGTAGACAATTCGATGGTGATGGGCACGAGTAATCCAAACGGATTCCAGCCAATGGGTTGGCAAGGGCCTGCTGATTTCAACCAGATGATGCCACCTTTTATGGCTAATGGCATGCAACCAACCGGCATGATGCCGTTTCCGAACCAAATGG GCCTCCCTGGCATGCCTGGGATGGGAATGGATCCGATGGCTGCATCGCAGGGAATGTTTACGGACTACGGAATGAACATGAATGGCATGAGTGGTGATATGAGCATGGGAATGAATTTCAATAACGGTCAGGGAATGTATGGAGGCTGGGATGTTCAGAACAATATGTGGAATGGAGGTCCAGATAAATTCAATGCAAATGCATTCGCAAATCGCATGGGTGCCGGCTTCGGCCCTTATTCTGGATATCCTGGATATAATATGTCACAACCACAGGGAAATTATCCTCACATGCACCATCCTAGCAATGATTTCCATGGACCCTACGGCCCGTATGGTCGTGGTCCTGGCCGTGGTCGTGGTTTCGGCGGTCGTGGTCGCGGCGGTTACATGTCGGGTATGCATGATAATTACCACTCTACTAACCTAGGACCTTTCCAGCACCAGATCCCACCGCACCTCCAGAGTAACGGTGGCCCCACTCCCGCAGGAACTACCGACGCCCCAGAAAATCCTCAGCACAAATTAAACGACGAGACCGCGCCGGGCGGAGAGGAAAATATGCGCGAGAATCAGCCGACAGACGAAGCAACAAAGACCACCGACAATGCGGCGGCCGCCGAAGAACCACCCGCCGAAACCAAATCAGCACCCGGAGATGCCGCGCAGGAGACACTCTCTGCTATCCCGAGCACGGCTGGGGCCGGATCTGAGAGTGGGAATCCTTCCGGTACCGGGGAAGTAAAGTCCGGCCCTCACTCAGTGGGCAACAGTATTCCAGTGGTTGGAGAGAACTACCAGCCGAACTACGGCCATAACTATTTCCCCAGCGGACCAGCTGGCTTTCAACCGTCGCAGCCACCGGTATCTGCTGGCTATGGTTTCAACAATGAACCGAGGGGCATGGGTGTGGCCGGTGCGCCAGCTGCGCCGCGGGCAATGAGAGAAGGTCTGCCAAACACTAGTATTCGTAATGCTAGAGGATTTTCGATTTTAGGTCGCGCAAACGTACAACCTACGCAGCAGCAACATGTAGACGGCCAAAG TACCTCGCCCGCCAAGACAGGCGATGAGAATAGGTCCCATTCAAGACAAAGGTCACGATCAAGGTCTAGATCTCGCTCACGCTCACCGTCACGAAGGTCCCGTGCACATAGAAATCGAAGCCGTTCGCGCTATAGAAGTTACTCGCGCTCACGCTCCCCTGGATCTTCCCATGACGATGAAAGGTCGGACAGACACCGCCACGGCCGAAAATCCCGCAAGGATCCTGACCATGATGGGGAGGCTAGTGTCAGGTCGAGATCGGCTTCTGCTGACACCACGCATCGGCCGTCTCACCGCAGCCGCCGCGATCGTGATAGGGTTCGGCGAAGCGATGAAAAGGGGTCATCCTCTCGCCGGTATCGGAGCCCGACGCGTAAAGACGCGCAAGAAGGCTCTAAGGAAAGATCCTCGTCGAAGGCGCTGCTGGCTGGAGAAGATGGTGAGAGCCGCCGGCTCGCGCGTGcgaaggagaaagaagataGGCATCGGCGTCgtgaaaaggaaagggaaagggagagggagagggatCGAGATCATCATCGAAGGCACAAAGATCGGGAGCAGGAAAAGGATCGCGACAGGGAGAAGTACCGAGACCGAGACCGCGAGCGGGAGCGGGAACGGGACACAGACAGGGATAGGGACAGGGATAGAGAAAGGGATAGAGACAGGGAGAGAGACCGGGACAGGGATAAGGGCAAAGATAAAGATCGAGGCCGTGACAAGGACCGCGATCGTAAACGTCGTCGCGAGAGATCAGAGTCTCGGGCAGATAGCGAACATTCACGGCGACATGCACGACGAGCTCGACGTGATGAAGCCGACGAACCTGTCAACGGAAGCAGAGACAAGAAGTTGGCGGAACGCGTCCAAGCTAATGGAACATCTACCAAATCGGCAACGGAAGACAAAGATCCGCATACCCTAGAGCGTGAAGCGAGAAACAGGGAGCGAATGTTGAAAGAACAGCAGCGGAGACAGGCCATGAATGCTGATCGCGACAGCCGGAGCAGCCGTCGGCTCGAaagcaagctggaaagaagTCTATTAGGGGGAAGGCGCTTGAGTTACAAGTACGAAGATGAAGCCGATGATCAGGCGAGGGCAGCGCGTGTGGAGCAAGAGAGGGAGGCAGCACGATGGGGATAG
- a CDS encoding uncharacterized protein (BUSCO:471205at4751~EggNog:ENOG410PQQD~COG:K~BUSCO:13897at33183) yields the protein MTDQDNSYRPRSPDFSSFTGTLQQQPVADPYSHTPYAFPPQLTPQASYDASPFFNPHVPRPSVSYHPQPPFTSNFAEMAPQTRSRTLLQQQQSQLQRPTPQEPPQYQPRHQKVAQQYPQAGPQPPVQPPLEQAYPHHDTSPDSHSSSVAKPEPESSAGPSMGIEIKTKFPVARIKRIMQADEDVGKVAQVTPIAVSKALELFMISLVTKAAQQAKERSSKRVTAMHLKEAIAKDEVLDFLADIISKVPDQHTSKKDEDGSDQDEHRKRKSSSRRKKDDPDDF from the exons ATGACAGATCAGGACAATTCCTATAGACCACGGTCCCCTGATTTTTCCAGTTTTACTGGAACCCTACAACAGCAGCCTGTTGCTGATCCATACAGCCATACACCCTATGCATTTCCGCCCCAGTTGACCCCGCAAGCCTCCTACGACGCCTCTCCCTTCTTCAACCCTCACGTCCCCCGCCCTTCCGTCTCCTACCACCCACAACCTCCTTTTACCTCCAACTTTGCCGAGATGGCCCCGCAGACCCGATCGAGGACATTGTTACAGCAGCAACAGAGTCAGCTCCAGCGACCCACACCCCAAGAGCCACCACAGTATCAACCTCGGCACCAGAAGGTTGCACAACAGTATCCACAAGCAGGACCTCAGCCTCCTGTCCAACCTCCGCTGGAACAAGCATATCCCCATCACGACACGTCTCCTGATTCCCACTCTTCAAGTGTAGCCAAGCCCGAGCCGGAATCGTCTGCGGGCCCGTCGATGGGCATTGAGATCAAGACGAAGTTTCCCGTCGCGAGGATCAAGCGGATCATGCAAGCCGATGAAGACGTCGGCAAGGTGGCCCAGGTCACTCCTATTGCTGTTT CCAAGGCACTCGAGCTATTCATGATCTCCCTCGTTACAAAAGCGGCGCAGCAGGCGAAAGAGCGCTCTTCCAAACGCGTCACTGCCATGCATCTCAAGGAGGCGATTGCGAAAGATGAAGTCCTAGATTTCCTCGCCGACATCATATCTAAGGTACCAGACCAGCATACAAGCAAAAAGGACGAGGATGGGAGTGACCAAGACGAACATcggaaaagaaaatccagTAGCCGGCGCAAGAAAGATGACCCCGATGACTTTTAG